A stretch of the Gracilinanus agilis isolate LMUSP501 chromosome 4, AgileGrace, whole genome shotgun sequence genome encodes the following:
- the LOC123246042 gene encoding SLAM family member 7-like: protein MGKEGNSTKITIIDPHYKGRVNFLKQNYNYATQISHLKMEDAGSYEAEITIANITEPMKKLFTLHIHERLTEPKIIPGPKFIDNGTCLINLTCSVEQIRENASYSWMSKGQGANVYTSGPILTLIWKPGDHDLNYTCTARNPVSNSSRTILAKELCAGIEDGTHYFKVLYIVVPTILVFLFMLGLSFWHIQRKKEKEADVKDKEYYYDSISILSPDEAETTEYATVNSPKKKIQENLEVSNTLYATVQNTTKMDKSEILEKNPESLG, encoded by the exons atgggaaaagaaggaaattcaaccaaaataacaataattgatCCTCATTATAAGGGACGAGTGAACTTCCTCAAACAAAACTATAATTATGCTACACAGATCAGCCACCTGAAGATGGAGGATGCTGGTTCCTACGAAGCAGAGATAACAATAGCAAACATTACTGAACCCATGAAAAAGCTGTTCACCCTTCACATCCATG AGCGATTGACAGAGCCAAAAATTATACCAGGTCCTAAGTTCATTGATAATGGTACCTGTCTCATCAATTTGACATGTTCTGTGGAACAAATAAGAGAGAATGCATCGTATAGCTGGATGTCCAAGGGACAAGGGGCTAATGTATACACTAGCGGACCTATCCTCACCCTCATTTGGAAACCTGGTGACCATGACCTGAACTACACCTGTACTGCCAGGAATCCTGTCAGCAACAGCTCCCGTACCATTCTTGCCAAGGAGCTCTGTGCAG gtATTGAAGATGGCACACACTACTTCAAAGTCCTATACATTGTGGTGCCCACCATCCTAGTTTTTCTCTTTATGTTGGGGCTGTCTTTCTggcacattcagagaaagaaagaaaaag AGGCTGATGTAAAAGACAAGGAATATTATTATGACTCAATTTCTATTCTAAGCCCTGATGAAGCAGAAACTACAGAATATGCCACAGTTAACAGTCCTAAA aaAAAGATCCAAGAAAATTTAGAAGTATCAAATACACTTTATGCCACTGTGCAGAATACtacaaag atggatAAATCTGAGATACTTGAAAAGAACCCAGAATCTCTAGGATAA